In the Scomber japonicus isolate fScoJap1 chromosome 18, fScoJap1.pri, whole genome shotgun sequence genome, one interval contains:
- the flii gene encoding protein flightless-1 homolog — MAATGVLPFIRGVDLSGNDFKGGYFPEHVKCMSSLRWLKLNRTGLCYLPEELASLQKLEHLSVSHNSLTTLHGELSSLPNLRAVVARANNLKNSGVPDDIFQLDDLSVLDLSYNQLTEIPRDLENSRNMLVLNLSHNSIDSIPNQLFINLTDLLYLDLSDNKLDSLPPQMRRLVHLQTLTLNNNPLMHAQLRQLPAMVALQTLHLRNTQRTQSNMPTSLEGLTHLADVDLSCNDLTRVPECLYSLGSLKRLNLSSNQISELSLCIDQWTQLETLNLSRNQLTSLPSAICKLSKLKKLYVNSNKLDFDGVPPGVGKLCSLTEFMAANNNLELIPEGLCRCGKLKKLVLNKNRLVTLPEAIHFLTDLEILDVRENPNLVMPPKPVDRAAEWYNIDFSLQNQLRLAGASPATVAAAGGGASPRDPLARKMRLRRRKDCSQDDQAKQVLKGMSDVAQEKKNMEENGDLKYADLKVRRWDKSLEKPQLDYSEFFMDDAGQVPGVSVWQIENFVPMQVEEAFHGKFYEGDCYIILKTYLDDNGSLTWQIFYWIGQEATIDKKAGSAIHAVNLRNFLGAECRTIREEMGDESEEFSAVFNNEISYIEGGTSSGFYTVEDTNYSVKLYRVYGKKNIRLESVPVKASSLDPRFVFLLDTGLEIFIWRGANATLSGTTKARLFSEKINKNERKSKAEITTLMQNQEPPEFWEAVGGQPEEIKKHVPDDFSPVRPKLYKVGLGLGYLELPQINYKLSVEHKDTKIKLDTLPELRLLQSLLDTKGVYILDCWSDVFIWIGRKSPRLVRAAALKLGQEICSMLHRPKHACVTRNLEGTECQVFKSKFKNWDDVLKVDYTRAAETVQQGGNLQGKVKKDAEKKDQMKADLTALFLPRQPAMPLTEAEQLMEEWNEDLDGMEGFVLEGKKFARLPEEEFGHFFTQDCYVFLCRYWVPVEYEDDEEGKGKGKKTGESGEGGGGEEEEEEKQPEEDFQCVVYFWQGRQASNMGWLTFTFSLQKKFESLFPGKLKVVRMTQQQENLKFLSHFKRKFIIHKGKRKQKTDGAQPSLYHIRTNGSALCTRTIQIGTDSSNLNAEFCFILKVPFESTDNQGIVYTWVGRAADPDEAKLAEDIMNSMFDDTYSKQVINEGEEPENFFWVGIGSQKQYDEDADYMKYARLFRCSNEKGYFSVSEKCSDFCQDDLADDDIMLLDNGNEVYMWVGTQTSQVEIKLSLKACQVYIQHMRSKDTEHPRKLRLVRKGNEPHCFTRCFHAWGAFKTPLA, encoded by the exons GGGGGGTACTTTCCTGAACATGTCAAGTGTATGAGCAGTCTACGATGGCTGAAGCTGAACAGGACAGGACTGTGTTACCTCCCAGAGGAGCTGGCCTCTCTGCAGAAGCTG gAGCATCTTTCAGTGAGTCACAACAGTCTGACCACCTTACATGGAGAACTGTCCAGTTTACCGAACCTACGG GCGGTGGTAGCCAGAGCCAACAACCTGAAAAACTCTGGAGTCCCAGATGACATCTTTCAGCTTGATGACCTGTCTGTGCTG gACTTGAGTTACAATCAGCTGACAGAGATCCCTCGGGACCTGGAGAACAGCAGGAACATGCTTGTGCTTAATCTGAGCCACAACAGCATCGACTCCATCCCCAACCAGCTGTTCATCAACCTAACAGATCTGCTGTATCTGGACCTGAGCGATAACAAGCTGGACAGCCTGCCACCACAGATGAGACGCCTGGTCCACCTGCAGACTCTCACACTGAACAACAACCCGCTGATGCATGCTCAGCTGCG CCAGCTGCCCGCCATGGTGGCATTACAAACTCTCCACCTGAGGAACACCCAGAGGACCCAGAGCAACATGCCCACCAGCCTGGAGGGACTGACACATTTAGCAG ATGTTGACCTGTCATGTAACGACCTGACTCGGGTACCAGAGTGCCTCTATTCACTGGGCAGTCTGAAGAGACTCAACCTGAGCAGTAATCAGATCTCAGAACTGTCCCTGTGCATCGATCAGTGGACTCAGCTGGAGACGCTCAACCTTAGCCGCAACCAGCTCACGTCACTGCCT TCTGCAATCTGTAAGCTTTCCAAACTGAAGAAGCTGTACGTAAACTCAAACAAACTGGATTTCGACGGGGTTCCACCAGGCGTGGGCAAACTGTGCAGCCTCACTGAGTTCATGGCTGCTAACAACAACCTGGAACTTATCCCTGAGGGACTCTGCAG gTGTGGCAAGCTGAAGAAGTTGGTGCTGAATAAAAACCGCCTGGTAACACTTCCTGAGGCCATCCACTTCTTGACTGACTTGGAG ATACTGGATGTGCGTGAGAACCCCAACTTGGTGATGCCTCCCAAACCAGtggacagagcagcagagtggtACAACATCGACTTCTCCCTTCAGAACCAGCTCCGTCTGGCCGGGGCCTCGCCTGctactgtagctgctgctggaggag GAGCCAGCCCCAGAGACCCCCTGGCGAGGAAGATGAGGTTACGGAGGAGGAAGGACTGTTCTCAGGACGATCAGGCCAAGCAGGTGCTGAAGGGCATGAGTGACGTTGCACAGGAGAAAAAGAACATGGAG GAAAACGGGGACTTGAAATACGCAGATTTAAAAGTCCGGCGCTGGGACAAGAGTCTGGAGAAGCCTCAACTGGACTACTCTGAGTTCTTTATGGATGACGCAGGACAG GTTCCAGGGGTATCCGTGTGGCAGATAGAGAACTTTGTGCCCATGCAAGTTGAAGAAGCTTTCCACGGCAAGTTTTACGAGGGCGACTGCTACATCATCCTGAAG ACCTACCTGGATGACAACGGATCGCTGACCTGGCAGATCTTCTACTGGATCGGTCAGGAAGCAACAATTGACAAAAAGGCCGGCTCGGCCATTCACGCCGTCAACCTCAGAAATTTCCTCGGAGCCGAGTGCAGGACGATAAGGGAAGAGATGGGAGACGAGAGCGAGGAATTCAGTGCT GTGTTCAACAATGAGATCTCCTACATTGAGGGAGGAACATCTAGCGGCTTCTACACCGTGGAGGACACAAACTATTCTGTCAA GTTGTACAGAGTTTACGGCAAGAAAAACATCCGACTGGAGTCTGTCCCTGTTAAAGCCTCCTCTCTTGATCCTCG CTTTGTTTTCCTGTTGGACACAGGGCTGGAAATCTTTATCTGGAGAGGAGCCAACGCTACACTGAGTGGCACCACGAAGGCACG GTTATTTTCAGAAAAGATCAATAAGAATGAGCGAAAGAGCAAGGCGGAGATCACCACCCTCATGCAGAACCAGGAGCCTCCAGAGTTCTGGGAGGCGGTGGGAGGACAACCAGAGGAGATCAAGAAACACGTACCTGATGACTTCTCTCCCGTCAGACCTAAACTATACAAG GTGGGCTTGGGTCTGGGCTATCTGGAGCTGCCTCAGATTAACTACAAGCTGTCAGTCGAGCACAAAGACACCAAGATCAAACTGGACACCCTGCCAGAGCTGAGACTG CTGCAGTCCCTGCTGGACACGAAGGGCGTGTACATCCTCGACTGCTGGTCCGACGTCTTCATCTGGATCGGGAGGAAGTCTCCGCGTCTCGTCCGAGCCGCCGCTTTGAAACTGGGTCAGGAGATCTGCTCCATGCTGCACCGGCCCAAACACGCCTGCGTCACCCGCAACCTGGAGGGCACCGAGTGTCAG GTGTTCAAGTCCAAGTTTAAGAACTGGGACGATGTGTTGAAGGTGGACTACACCAGAGCGGCTGAGACTGTACAGCAGGGCGGTAACCTACAGGGCAAG gtGAAGAAGGACGCAGAGAAGAAAGATCAGATGAAAGCCGACCTCACAGCTCTGTTCCTACCAAGGCAGCCGGCCATGCCTCTCActgag GCTGAACAgctgatggaggagtggaatgAAGATCTGGACGGTATGGAAGGATTCGTGTTGGAGGGAAAGAAGTTTGCTCGCCTGCCAGAGGAGGAGTTCGGACACTTCTTCACTCAAGACTGCTACGTCTTCCTCTGcag ATACTGGGTGCCTGTGGAGTATGAGGATGAcgaggaggggaaggggaagggaaagaagacggGTGAAAGCGGTGAAGGAGGAggcggagaggaggaggaggaggaaaaacagcCGGAGGAGGACTTCCAGTGCGTGGTGTACTTCTGGCAGGGCAGGCAGGCCTCCAACATGGGCTGGCTCACCTTCACTTTCTCCCTGCAGAAGAAGTTTGAGAGTCTCTTCCCAGGAAAACTGAAG GTGGTGCGTATGACTCAGCAGCAGGAGAACCTCAAGTTCCTGTCCCACTTCAAGAGGAAGTTCATCATCCACAAAGGGAAAAGGAAACAGAAGACGGATGGCGCCCAGCCCTCCCTCTATCACATACGCACCAATGGCAGCGCACTTTGCACCAG GACCATCCAGATTGGAACAGATTCCAGTAATCTTAACGCAGAGTTCTGCTTCATCCTCAAG GTACCATTTGAGAGCACAGACAATCAGGGCATCGTTTACACCTGGGTGGGCAGAGCTGCTGACCCTGATGAAGCCAAACTGGCCGAGGACATCATGAACAGCATGTTTGATGACACGTACAGCAAAcag GTTATTAATGAGGGGGAGGAGCCAGAGAACTTCTTCTGGGTGGGGATTGGTTCTCAGAAGCAGTATGATGAAGATGCAGATTATATGAAATATGCGCGGCTCTTCAG gtGTTCGAATGAGAAAGGTTACTTCTCCGTGTCAGAGAAATGCTCAGACTTCTGCCAGGACGACTTggctgatgatgacatcatgttgcTGGACAACGGCAATGAG GTGTACATGTGGGTCGGTACTCAGACCAGCCAGGTGGAGATCAAACTGAGTCTCAAAGCCTGCCAG GTTTACATCCAGCACATGCGCTCCAAGGACACCGAACACCCGAGGAAGCTGCGGCTGGTGCGGAAGGGAAACGAGCCTCACTGCTTCACACGCTGCTTCCACGCCTGGGGGGCTTTCAAAACTCCTCTCGCATAA
- the llgl1 gene encoding lethal(2) giant larvae protein homolog 1 isoform X1: MMKFRFRRQGTDPQREKIKQELFAFNKTVEHGFPHQPSALAFDPKLQLMAIGTKSGAIKVYGEPGVEFTGLHQDTTAVTQIHFLPGQGRLLSLLDDNTIHLWELVAVAPREVGGVKREGVVSLQEVGSYSLPGRPGIESCSATRVTVLLLLRSCDLLCIGTEGGGVYFLDLPHLLLKDNQTLLQDQVTQSLPEDYRCGKSLGPVESLQEHPQQPGVILIGYSRGLVVLWDLSTRHADQLFLGKQQLESLVWERSGNLFVSSHNDGGYSVWAVTSGNTYNHQPESSTIPYGPFPCKAINKILRRTTETGSSVLLYSGGMPRASYGDRHCLTIQQDKDHVTLDFTSRVIDFFTVHSIEQEKEFDDPSALVVLLEEELVVIDLKTPGWPSVPTPYLAPLHSSAITCSCHISSVPPKLWERLVNAGKAQQGRQHTHGSWPICGGKNLAPPPKQQELLLTGHEDGTVRFWDASGVALTPLYKLSTANVFHTDCDPSDDPQDPSDDPDMQQEEEWPPFRKVGCFDPYSDDPRLGIQKIGLCKYSNKLVVAGTAGQVIVLGLSDERSDHLVDVSVVDLLQDREGFTWKGHDRLEPRLKPAPFPPGFQPLVLVQCLPPASVTAVALHAEWNLISFGTSHGFGLFDYHRRNAVLARCTLHPNDSLAMEGPLSRVKSLKKSLRQSFRRIRKSRVSGKKRTITTPTSKVQEANAALAEQEDMAPVQRRIEPRSADDSLSGVVRCLCFADTFLRDGTHHGPTLWAGTNSGSVYAYALEVPGVGSGRVCERGGAGESSVCVEAVLGKEIQLMHRAPVVSICVLDGRGKPLPDPYEASQDLSIAPDMTNAHSVLIASEEQLKVFSLPKVSAKTKFKLTAHEGCRVRKVALVVFNSAAQEDYSEHTLVCLTNLGDMHLFNIPGLRPQVRYDCIRKEDISGIASCVFTKYGQGFYLISPSEYERFSLSAKVLTEPLCSVQLDRPLESTLASDGTTTQPQANGTHKNQMGQAEGQTEEPSSTLSSPILDTPLDSPLSCADLTLDSTGELTVEDVRDFLTTVDEAENNLKNIKEEEGRSTGILIN; encoded by the exons CTATGGGGAGCCTGGCGTTGAGTTCACAGGACTACACCAAGACACCACTGCTGTCACACAGATCCACTTCCTGCCTGGACAG GGTCGTCTGCTGTCACTGCTGGATGACAACACGATTCACCTTTGGGAGCTGGTGGCTGTGGCCCCCAGGGAAGTGGGAGGTGTTAAGAGAGAGGGCGTGGTCTCTCTACAGGAAGTGGGCAGCTACAGCCTCCCAGGAAGACCTGGCATTGAGAGCTGCAG cGCCACTCGGGTGACAGTCCTCCTCTTGCTGAGGTCGTGCGACCTGCTCTGCATTGGAACAGAGGGAGGGGGCGTGTACTTCCTGGATCTGCCCCACCTCTTGCTGAAGGACAACCAGACGCTGCTCCAGGATCAGGTCACACAGAG CCTGCCAGAGGACTACAGATGTGGGAAATCTTTGGGGCCGGTGGAATCTCTTCAGGAACATCCTCAGCAACCAGGGGTGATTCTGATTGGCTACAGCCGAGGCCTGGTTGTCCTATGGGATCTGAGCACCCGTCATGCCGATCAGCTGTTCCTGGGCAAACAG cagctggagagcCTGGTGTGGGAACGTTCTGGAAACTTATTTGTCAGCTCCCATAACGATGGTGGCTACTCTGTGTGGGCTGTTACCAGCGGCAACACCTACAATCACCAGCCAGAGTCCTCCACCATCCCATATG GACCATTTCCCTGTAAAGCCATCAACAAAATCCTGAGGAGGACAACAGAGACAGG CTCATCAGTGCTGTTATACAGTGGAGGGATGCCCAGAGCCAGCTACGGTGACCGCCACTGTCTGACCATCCAACAGGACAAAGACCACGTCACTCTGGACTTCACGTCCCGAGTCATCGACTTCTTCACTGTCCACAGCATAGAGCAAGAGAAAG AGTTTGACGACCCGTCAGCGTTGGTAGTGCTACTAGAAGAGGAGCTGGTCGTTATCGACCTCAAGACCCCCGGGTGGCCTTCTGTGCCCACTCCCTACCTggctcctctccactcctcagCCATCACCTGCTCCTGTCACATCTCCAGCGTCCCGCCCAAACTCTGGGAGAGGCTGGTCAACGCTGGCAAAGCACAGCAGGGTCGCCAACACACACATGGG aGTTGGCCCATATGTGGAGGGAAAAACCTGGCACCTCCACCCAAACAACAAGAGCTGCTATTGACAGG ACACGAGGATGGCACTGTGCGTTTCTGGGATGCGTCAGGTGTTGCTCTTACACCACTTTACAAACTCAGCACAGCCAACGTCTTCCACACTGACTGCGACCCTAGCGACGACCCTCAGGACCCTAGCGACGACCCAGAcatgcagcaggaggaggaatggCCGCCCTTCAGGAAG gtgggcTGTTTTGACCCATACAGCGATGACCCCAGATTGGGCATCCAGAAGATCGGTCTGTGCAAATACAGTAACAAGCTGGTGGTGGCTGGGACTGCTGGACAG GTGATCGTGCTGGGTTTGAGTGACGAGCGTTCGGACCACTTGGTGGACGTGTCGGTGGTCGACCTGCTGCAGGACAGGGAGGGCTTCACCTGGAAGGGCCATGACAGGCTGGAGCCGCGGCTTAAACCCGCCCCCTTCCCTCCAGGCTTTCAGCCGCTGGTGCTGGTGCAGTGCCTGCCCCCGGCCTCTGTCACAGCGGTGGCACTGCACGCCGAGTGGAACCTGATCTCCTTCGGGACGAGTCATGGATTTGGCCTTTTTGACTACCACAGACGAAACGCTGTGCTGGCCAG GTGTACCCTGCACCCTAATGACTCCTTGGCGATGGAGGGTCCCCTGTCTAGAGTCAAATCCTTGAAAAAGTCCTTACGACAGAGCTTCAGACGCATCCGCAAGAGCAGAGTGTCTGGGAAGAAACGCACCATCACCACGCCTACCAGCAAG GTCCAAGAGGCAAACGCTGCtctagcagagcaggaggacaTGGCTCCGGTACAGAGAAGGATTGAACCCCGGTCAGCAGACGACTCGCTGTCTGGAGTGGTCCGATGTCTCTGTTTCGCCGACACCTTCCTGCGTGATG GTACGCATCACGGCCCCACACTATGGGCGGGCACCAACTCCGGCAGCGTGTACGCCTATGCTCTGGAGGTGCCCGGCGTGGGCTCGGGGCGTGTGTGTGAGCGGGGCGGCGCGGGAGAGAGCAGTGTGTGCGTGGAGGCAGTTCTGGGTAAAGAGATCCAGCTGATGCACAGGGCCCCAGTGGTGTCGATCTGCGTGTTGGACGGCCGGGGGAAACCGTTACCCGACCCGTACGAAGCCTCGCAGGACCTCTCCATCGCCCCGGACATGACCAACGCTCACTCTGTGCTCATCGCCTCAGAGGAACAGCTCAAG GTGTTCTCTCTCCCCAAGGTGAGCGCTAAGACCAAGTTCAAGCTGACAGCGCACGAAGGCTGTCGAGTGAGGAAGGTGGCTCTGGTGGTCTTCAACTCGGCAGCTCAGGAAGACTACAGCGAACACACACTGGTCTGTCTGACCAACCTGGGGGACATGCACCTGTTTAACATACCTGGCCTCAGACCGCAG gTTCGCTATGACTGCATCCGTAAAGAGGACATCAGTGGCATCGCATCCTGCGTCTTCACCAAGTACGGACAAG GGTTCTACCTGATCTCTCCCTCAGAGTACGAGAGGTTCTCCTTGTCTGCCAAGGTCCTCACTGAACCGCTCTGCTCTGTTCAGCTGGACCGGCCACTGGAGTCCACACTGGccag CGATGGTACGACGACGCAGCCGCAGGCCAACGGAACCCACAAGAACCAGATGGGTCAGGCTGAGG GACAAACAGAAGAGCCTTCGAGCACCCTGTCGTCTCCCATCCTGGACACCCCGCTGGACTCCCCACTCAGCTGCGCCGACCTCACCCTCGACTCCACCGGAGAACTCACCGTGGAGGACGTCAGGGATTTCTTAAC CACTGTGGACGAGGCAGAGAATAACCTGAAGAACatcaaagaggaggagggacgCTCGACCGGCATCCTCATCAATTGA
- the llgl1 gene encoding lethal(2) giant larvae protein homolog 1 isoform X2 — MHPSYFRSHLPCSLPEDYRCGKSLGPVESLQEHPQQPGVILIGYSRGLVVLWDLSTRHADQLFLGKQQLESLVWERSGNLFVSSHNDGGYSVWAVTSGNTYNHQPESSTIPYGPFPCKAINKILRRTTETGSSVLLYSGGMPRASYGDRHCLTIQQDKDHVTLDFTSRVIDFFTVHSIEQEKEFDDPSALVVLLEEELVVIDLKTPGWPSVPTPYLAPLHSSAITCSCHISSVPPKLWERLVNAGKAQQGRQHTHGSWPICGGKNLAPPPKQQELLLTGHEDGTVRFWDASGVALTPLYKLSTANVFHTDCDPSDDPQDPSDDPDMQQEEEWPPFRKVGCFDPYSDDPRLGIQKIGLCKYSNKLVVAGTAGQVIVLGLSDERSDHLVDVSVVDLLQDREGFTWKGHDRLEPRLKPAPFPPGFQPLVLVQCLPPASVTAVALHAEWNLISFGTSHGFGLFDYHRRNAVLARCTLHPNDSLAMEGPLSRVKSLKKSLRQSFRRIRKSRVSGKKRTITTPTSKVQEANAALAEQEDMAPVQRRIEPRSADDSLSGVVRCLCFADTFLRDGTHHGPTLWAGTNSGSVYAYALEVPGVGSGRVCERGGAGESSVCVEAVLGKEIQLMHRAPVVSICVLDGRGKPLPDPYEASQDLSIAPDMTNAHSVLIASEEQLKVFSLPKVSAKTKFKLTAHEGCRVRKVALVVFNSAAQEDYSEHTLVCLTNLGDMHLFNIPGLRPQVRYDCIRKEDISGIASCVFTKYGQGFYLISPSEYERFSLSAKVLTEPLCSVQLDRPLESTLASDGTTTQPQANGTHKNQMGQAEGQTEEPSSTLSSPILDTPLDSPLSCADLTLDSTGELTVEDVRDFLTTVDEAENNLKNIKEEEGRSTGILIN, encoded by the exons CCTGCCAGAGGACTACAGATGTGGGAAATCTTTGGGGCCGGTGGAATCTCTTCAGGAACATCCTCAGCAACCAGGGGTGATTCTGATTGGCTACAGCCGAGGCCTGGTTGTCCTATGGGATCTGAGCACCCGTCATGCCGATCAGCTGTTCCTGGGCAAACAG cagctggagagcCTGGTGTGGGAACGTTCTGGAAACTTATTTGTCAGCTCCCATAACGATGGTGGCTACTCTGTGTGGGCTGTTACCAGCGGCAACACCTACAATCACCAGCCAGAGTCCTCCACCATCCCATATG GACCATTTCCCTGTAAAGCCATCAACAAAATCCTGAGGAGGACAACAGAGACAGG CTCATCAGTGCTGTTATACAGTGGAGGGATGCCCAGAGCCAGCTACGGTGACCGCCACTGTCTGACCATCCAACAGGACAAAGACCACGTCACTCTGGACTTCACGTCCCGAGTCATCGACTTCTTCACTGTCCACAGCATAGAGCAAGAGAAAG AGTTTGACGACCCGTCAGCGTTGGTAGTGCTACTAGAAGAGGAGCTGGTCGTTATCGACCTCAAGACCCCCGGGTGGCCTTCTGTGCCCACTCCCTACCTggctcctctccactcctcagCCATCACCTGCTCCTGTCACATCTCCAGCGTCCCGCCCAAACTCTGGGAGAGGCTGGTCAACGCTGGCAAAGCACAGCAGGGTCGCCAACACACACATGGG aGTTGGCCCATATGTGGAGGGAAAAACCTGGCACCTCCACCCAAACAACAAGAGCTGCTATTGACAGG ACACGAGGATGGCACTGTGCGTTTCTGGGATGCGTCAGGTGTTGCTCTTACACCACTTTACAAACTCAGCACAGCCAACGTCTTCCACACTGACTGCGACCCTAGCGACGACCCTCAGGACCCTAGCGACGACCCAGAcatgcagcaggaggaggaatggCCGCCCTTCAGGAAG gtgggcTGTTTTGACCCATACAGCGATGACCCCAGATTGGGCATCCAGAAGATCGGTCTGTGCAAATACAGTAACAAGCTGGTGGTGGCTGGGACTGCTGGACAG GTGATCGTGCTGGGTTTGAGTGACGAGCGTTCGGACCACTTGGTGGACGTGTCGGTGGTCGACCTGCTGCAGGACAGGGAGGGCTTCACCTGGAAGGGCCATGACAGGCTGGAGCCGCGGCTTAAACCCGCCCCCTTCCCTCCAGGCTTTCAGCCGCTGGTGCTGGTGCAGTGCCTGCCCCCGGCCTCTGTCACAGCGGTGGCACTGCACGCCGAGTGGAACCTGATCTCCTTCGGGACGAGTCATGGATTTGGCCTTTTTGACTACCACAGACGAAACGCTGTGCTGGCCAG GTGTACCCTGCACCCTAATGACTCCTTGGCGATGGAGGGTCCCCTGTCTAGAGTCAAATCCTTGAAAAAGTCCTTACGACAGAGCTTCAGACGCATCCGCAAGAGCAGAGTGTCTGGGAAGAAACGCACCATCACCACGCCTACCAGCAAG GTCCAAGAGGCAAACGCTGCtctagcagagcaggaggacaTGGCTCCGGTACAGAGAAGGATTGAACCCCGGTCAGCAGACGACTCGCTGTCTGGAGTGGTCCGATGTCTCTGTTTCGCCGACACCTTCCTGCGTGATG GTACGCATCACGGCCCCACACTATGGGCGGGCACCAACTCCGGCAGCGTGTACGCCTATGCTCTGGAGGTGCCCGGCGTGGGCTCGGGGCGTGTGTGTGAGCGGGGCGGCGCGGGAGAGAGCAGTGTGTGCGTGGAGGCAGTTCTGGGTAAAGAGATCCAGCTGATGCACAGGGCCCCAGTGGTGTCGATCTGCGTGTTGGACGGCCGGGGGAAACCGTTACCCGACCCGTACGAAGCCTCGCAGGACCTCTCCATCGCCCCGGACATGACCAACGCTCACTCTGTGCTCATCGCCTCAGAGGAACAGCTCAAG GTGTTCTCTCTCCCCAAGGTGAGCGCTAAGACCAAGTTCAAGCTGACAGCGCACGAAGGCTGTCGAGTGAGGAAGGTGGCTCTGGTGGTCTTCAACTCGGCAGCTCAGGAAGACTACAGCGAACACACACTGGTCTGTCTGACCAACCTGGGGGACATGCACCTGTTTAACATACCTGGCCTCAGACCGCAG gTTCGCTATGACTGCATCCGTAAAGAGGACATCAGTGGCATCGCATCCTGCGTCTTCACCAAGTACGGACAAG GGTTCTACCTGATCTCTCCCTCAGAGTACGAGAGGTTCTCCTTGTCTGCCAAGGTCCTCACTGAACCGCTCTGCTCTGTTCAGCTGGACCGGCCACTGGAGTCCACACTGGccag CGATGGTACGACGACGCAGCCGCAGGCCAACGGAACCCACAAGAACCAGATGGGTCAGGCTGAGG GACAAACAGAAGAGCCTTCGAGCACCCTGTCGTCTCCCATCCTGGACACCCCGCTGGACTCCCCACTCAGCTGCGCCGACCTCACCCTCGACTCCACCGGAGAACTCACCGTGGAGGACGTCAGGGATTTCTTAAC CACTGTGGACGAGGCAGAGAATAACCTGAAGAACatcaaagaggaggagggacgCTCGACCGGCATCCTCATCAATTGA